The Halomicrobium salinisoli genome contains a region encoding:
- a CDS encoding mannonate dehydratase, whose amino-acid sequence MAQEQTPVSEQGSLPLRTGLRTRTLSDDRLAFCRQIGVEDVFVDHRDPRGDVFEDEGSHDDETIVIDEGVVPSVSELVQARRRAEDAGLRLMGIQSLSYNVYGKIMLGKDGQDRQLETIKELIRNVGQADIPILGYQWNPRGVVPMRTSQSVRLRGDARGRAFDIDDIAEPYEQAPEVEREYTEEELWDNYERFLEEVLPVAEEAGVRLALHPADPPTVEQLGGIPRLFRNVEAFERAMDLVPSDNHGLKLCLGCFSEMPETDVTDVIERFGESDDIVFVHFRDVIGTWPSFTETFVDDEGSNFDPLEAIEALQDVGFDGVVVPDHVPDVVGDTEWGHRSRAHAVSYLNGLLACSRRNRDGA is encoded by the coding sequence GCTCACTCCCGCTTCGAACCGGCCTCAGAACCAGAACGCTCTCCGACGACCGGCTGGCCTTCTGCCGGCAGATCGGCGTCGAGGACGTCTTCGTCGATCACCGCGATCCGCGCGGGGACGTGTTCGAGGACGAGGGGAGCCACGACGACGAGACGATCGTGATCGACGAGGGCGTGGTCCCGTCGGTCTCCGAGCTCGTCCAGGCCCGCCGCCGCGCGGAGGACGCCGGGCTGCGGCTGATGGGCATCCAGTCGCTGAGCTACAACGTCTACGGCAAGATCATGCTCGGGAAGGACGGGCAGGACCGACAGCTCGAGACGATCAAGGAGCTGATCCGGAACGTCGGGCAGGCCGACATCCCGATCCTCGGCTACCAGTGGAACCCGCGCGGGGTCGTCCCGATGCGGACCTCCCAGTCCGTGCGACTGCGCGGCGACGCACGCGGGCGGGCGTTCGACATCGACGACATCGCCGAGCCCTACGAGCAGGCGCCCGAGGTCGAACGCGAGTACACCGAGGAAGAGCTGTGGGACAACTACGAACGCTTCCTCGAGGAGGTCCTCCCCGTCGCCGAGGAGGCCGGCGTCCGGCTGGCACTGCACCCGGCCGATCCGCCGACGGTCGAGCAGCTCGGCGGGATCCCCCGACTGTTCCGCAACGTCGAGGCCTTCGAGCGAGCGATGGACCTCGTCCCCAGCGACAACCACGGCCTCAAGCTCTGTCTCGGGTGCTTCTCGGAGATGCCCGAGACGGACGTCACGGACGTGATCGAGCGCTTCGGGGAGAGCGACGACATCGTCTTCGTCCACTTCCGCGACGTCATCGGGACGTGGCCGAGCTTCACGGAGACGTTCGTCGACGACGAGGGGAGCAACTTCGATCCCCTGGAGGCGATCGAGGCGCTGCAGGACGTCGGCTTCGACGGCGTCGTCGTCCCCGACCACGTCCCGGACGTCGTCGGCGACACCGAGTGGGGCCACCGCTCGCGAGCGCACGCGGTCTCCTACCTCAACGGCCTCCTCGCGTGCTCTCGACGCAACCGGGACGGCGCCTGA